The genomic interval attcctatctccttgtactaaggtcaaatctaagtggatcaaggaactccacataaaaccagagacaatgaaacttatagaggagaagaggggaaaagcctcgaagatatgggcacaggggaaaaattcctgaatagaacagcagtggcttgtgctgtaagatcgagaattgacaaatgggacctcataaaattgcaaagcttctgtaatgcaaaagacactgtcaataagtcaaaaaggccaccaacagattgggaaaggatctttacctattctatatcatataggggactaatatccaatatatataaagaactcaagaatgtggactccagaatatcaaataaccccattaaaaaatggggctcagagctaaacaaagaattctcacctgaggaataccgaatggctgagaagcacctgaaagaaatgttcagcatccttaatcatcagggaaatgcaaatgaaaacaaccctgagattctacctcacaccagtcagaatagctaagatcaaaaattcaggtgacagcagattctggcgaggatgtggagaaagaagaacactcctccattgttggtgggattgcaagcttatacaaccactctggaaatcagtctggctgttactcagaaaattggacatagtaatactggagaatccagcaataccactcctgagcatatatccagaagatgttccaatcggaaagaaggacacatactccactatgttcatagcagccttatttataatacccagaatctggaaagaacccagatgtccctcaacagaggaatggatacagaaatgtggtatatttacacaatggaatattactcagctattaaaaagaatgaatttatgaaattcctaggcaaatggatggacctggggggcatcatcctgagtaaggtaacccaatcacaaaagaactcacatgatatgtactctttgataagtggagattagcccagaaacttagaatacccaagatacaagatacaatttgcaaaccacatgaaactcaagaagaacgaagaccaaagtgtggacactttgctccttcttagaattgggaacaaaacacccatggaaggagttacagagacaaagtttggagatgagacaaaaggatggaccatctagagactgccataccctgggatccatcccataatcagcctccaaatgctgacaccattgcatacactagcaagattttgctcaaaggacccagatacagatgtctcttgtgaggctatgccacggtctagcaaacacagaagtggatgctcacagtcagctattggattgatcacagggcccccaatggatgatctagagaaagtacccaagtagctaaagtggtctgcaaccctataggtgcaacaacaaaatgaactaaccagcacacacccccccccctcagctcgagtctctagctgcatatgtatcagaagatggcctattcggccatcatttggaagagagccccattggtcttgcaaagtttatttgcttcagtacaggggaacgccagggccaaaaagtgggaatcgttgggtaggggagtgggggggctatgcggggattttgggatagcattggaaatgtaaatgaagaaaataactaataaatttaaaacatgagctgaaaaaaatcaaaaaaggaaaaactctttgaagttaaacattaagaaaatgctaattggAAGCACAGTGAGAAATATTATCAATggtatttttatgatgtttgtaGAATGTGATTTTAATACTTTCAAATGTTAAAACTCAACAAACTGAATAGTTATTTTAAggtatattttgttgttatatctccttttttattccttattttgttaatttggatactgtctctttgccccctggttagtctggcttagattttatctatcttgttgattttctcaaagaaccagatacTGGTTTTGATGATTCCTTAAATAGTTCCTtttgattctgattttttttttttttatttcagaactgagtttgcttatttcctgcAGGCTACTCTTCTTGgttgcatttgcttctttttgttctagaactctcaGTTGTACTgtgaagctgctagtgtaagctctctccagtttctttttggaggcacttagagttgTGAGTttccctctgtcttagttagggttttactgctgtgaatagacaccatgaccaaggcaagtcttataaaaaacaacatttaattggcgctagcttacaggttcagaggttcagtccattatcatcaaggtggaagcatggcagcatccaggctgtcatggtgcaggcagagctgagagttctgtcttcatccaaaggtggctagtggaagactgacttccaggcaactagggtgaggatcttatgcccacacccacagtaacatacccattccaaccaggtcacacctattcctacaaggctacacctccagatggtgccactccctggtccaaggatatacaagccatcacaccCTCTTAGCATCACTCTCATTTTTTCCCATAAGTTtttgtatgatgtgtcttcattttcattaaattctcaaaagcctttaattttttttctttatttcttccttgactaagtaatcattgagtagagttgttaagcttccatgtgcatgggagtttttctttgcttttgttggtatttaagaccagccttagtcagtggtgatctgatagggttcatgggatgatttcagtcttcttgtatctgttgaggcctgttttgtgactgattatatggtcagttttggagaaggtaccgtgaggtgctgagaagatggtatattcttttgctttaggatgaaatgtttggTTCATGACTTCTGgtagtttcactctgtctctgtttagtttttgtttccgtGATCTGTGTATtgctgaaagtggggtgttgaggtctccaactattattgtgtgaggtgcaatgtgcgctatgaggtttagtaaagtttctcttatgaaagtggttgcccttgtatttggagcatagatgttcagaattgagagttccttgcTTTTTGTAGTTTGTAATTATTCATAGACTCTATGGTGTCTACTTAGTGTTGTTGAACTGTTTGCTTGTCTCTTTATATCTGTTAATTGGTACTCTTCTTGCAAATGCATGTCCCATTCAAAAGGTGAGGAAATGCGAGATGTGAACCTCATAATTCAGTTTCTGTCTGAAATGACGTTGAGATTACATTATAACTTCTGTGTTAGGATGGAGGAAAAGGGAGTTAATTTGAATACATTGTTAATGAAATATATGTCCAATATGTGCGCACCATGCTTTCTATTATAAACATGTATGGGATGTTCTAGAATGCAGTGACATATGaggatgtgcatgtgaactttaCTCGGGAAGAATgggctttgctggatccttcccagaagagtctctacaaggatgtgatgctggagacctacaggaCCCTCAGAGCTATAGGTAAGACTGTTCATGTGGTTTTCCTTTACAAGTTAGAGGGAAACTGTTTCCTTAgatttgaatgtgtgtttgtctttttgcttgcttcttttgttgttgatgatgctcTTCTATAATTTAAGTTGAGAAGGAAGAATGAGGTGAACGAATCAGACATGGTTCTAAGGTTCACTGAAGATAGTATGTTAAACTTTGCGTCAATTCCAGTAATATGTCATACATTTTCTGGTACTATGTTTTAGGCAATTATTGGGATGACCACAGTAATGAAGAAAATTCTCAAACTTCTAGAGGAAGTAGAAGGTAATTTTTATTTACGTGCTGATCCAAATGTGCCTCAGAATAAATCTTCATGTGTTCTTGAAATTTTAGTTCAAGGCAACAGTGTATGTAAATAAGCATAGCTTTAAAGATACTGAGTATTAAATTCTCACAAATGCATTTACCCCTATGTCATGTACTCTATTTCAGTTGGCAGGGCATTTTTCAGTATAGAATACCGCCTTAACAGATAGAACTATTTCAAGCACAGCCCCATTGGCACTAAAATGCAGACCTGCCACTCGGTTTACTCTTATACTTCTTAGATATTGCAAAAAAGTATACACTTTGATAGTATGATGTGTATATATCCAAAAACTTCTCATAAACAAATAGTTCACATAACACATATGTAACTCATGTACTTGTAAAAAGGTGCTTAAGTTTTGTGATAGTGGAAGTTTATAAGGCTTGAGAAAGTTAAATAGAAAGCTTAGTAGAAATACCTCACATGTCTCTGgagaataaaaattcaaaatttgtGAGTGtaatgtttttacattttatttgtttttgtacaTTTCATAGGTATATTATAAGGcacctatctgtctatctgtctctatctTATATAAAGGATTCAGGCCCCTTTTACTAAAGATATTGACAGAAACACTGAGTGTCTTTTTCTCCAAGGACATTTAGAAAATATGTTGTTATCACCCCTTAGAGTATATTTGTTGAACTAGGTATGATTTTATAGTTAGTTGATTTTCCAACTTCATTGGGAGTAAATCAACAAACTCACACTACAAAAGATTCTTAGGAATATTAGTAATGTagaaattttctgctttttactgtTTCACTGTCCAAATATAATATGGCTTAATCTGCAGGAAAATTTATGAATGCAGTCATTGTTGTAAAGCTCTGAGTGCTTGCAGGTTTTGTTAAATATGTGAAAAAGCCGATATAAGAAAAGATTGCTATGAATGTGAGCCATGATATAAATGCTTTTAGAATCACAATTATCTTCAAATATTTAATGGAACCCATAATGAGAGAAAACACCATGGATATAAACAAAGTGATGAATCTTCATTATATctgatttctatttccatttagaAAACACTGTAAAttaattcatacatataaaaatattcattacAATAATACATGGTGTAAACCTTTCTAAAATGCCAATTGCATCTACAGGTATAAAAGAATTTATAATGTAGAGAAAATTGCTAAACATATGCAAATGCTAACAATTTTGTATGTCATAGGCATCTTCAAACGGAAGACAgaactcacactggagagaaaaccTATGAAAGTGTGCAATGTAATGAAGTGCTTTCGAGTCACAATCATCCTCAGATATATAAAGGAATGCTTACTGGAGCCTTTGTACTTTATACTGGTCTTCAAATGCATAGAAGAACACAAATCCGGGATAAACCCTGTGACTGTAACACACTTGGTAAAGCCTGTGCATGCCACAGCCATCTGCAAagccataaaagaacacatactagaGGGAAGCCCTACAAATGTGAccactgtggtaaagcctttgcatatcatgGTGATcttcaaaggcatgaaagaacacatactggagagaagccctatgactGTAaagaatgtggtaaagccttttcatgtcACAGTGGTCTTCAAcagcataaaagaacacatactggagagaagccctatgaatgtaacctctgtggtaaagcctttgctcgTCAAAGCAATCTTCAAAGGCATGAAaggacacatactggagagaagccaaatgaatgtaaccactgtggtaaagccttttcacaatacAGTGGTCTTTtgagacataaaagaacacatactggagagaagccctatgaatgtaaccactgtggtaaagcctttgtttGTCAAAGCAATCTTCAAAGCCATGAAaggacacatactggagagaagccctatgaatgtaaccaatgtggcaaagcctttgctcGTCACAGCAATCTTCAAAGTCATGAAaggacacatactggagagaagccctatgaatgtaaccaatgtggtaaagccttttcacaatacagtggtcttttgatacataaaagaacacatactggagagaagccctatgaatgtaaccactgtggtaaagcctttgcttgTCAAAGCAATCTTCAAAATCATGAAaggacacatactggagagaagccctatgaatgtaaccaatgtggtaaagccttttcacaatacAGTAGTCTTTtgagacataaaagaacacatactggagagaagccctatgaatgtaaccactgtggtaaagcctttgcttgTCAAAGCCGTCTTCACAGTCATGAAAGGACatatactggagagaagccctatgaatgtaaccactgtggtaaagcctttgcttgTCAAAGCCGTCTTCACAGTCATGAAAGGACatatactggagagaagccctatgaatgtaaccaatgtggtaaagcctttacttATCACAGCCATCTTCAAGGGCATGAAAgtacacatactggagagaagccctatgaatgtaaacaatgtgataAAACCTTTGCTTGTCATAGTGGTCTTCAAAGGCATGAAaagacacatactggagagaagccctatgaatgtaaccaatgtggtaaagccttttcacgaTTCAGAAATCTTTcgaatcataaaagaacacatactggcgagaagccctatgaatgtgaccaatgtggtaaagccttttcataGAAGAATTGTCTTCAGATTCATAAAATAGCACATACTAGAGAGAATCCCTTTGAGTGTAGCCTTAGCTTGTCATAGCCATCTTCAAagccataaaagaacacatactggagagaagccctatgaatgtaaccactgtggtaaagccttttcttgTCATAGCCATCTTCAAagccataaaagaacacatactggagagaagccctatgaatgtaaccactgtggtaaagccttttcttgTCATAGCCATCTCAAagccataaaagaacacatactggagagaaaccttattcGTGTAACTACTGTGGCAAAACATTTGTAGAAAACACTAATCTCCAAAAGCATAAAAAAACCCTACACTGAAAAGACTCTCTATGTATGTAaccaatgtgataaagcctttgctcATCACAGCTGTCTTCAAATCCATGGAAAGACACATAGAGGAAATAAACACTATGCATGTACCCAGTGTCGTAAAGTGTTTTCACATAACAGTAATCTTCCATACCATAAAAGACACATACTGAatagaagccctatgaatgtaaccaatgtagTAAAACCTTTTCACAGAAGAGTTTTCTTcagtgtcataaaagaacacatcgtGGAGAGAAGctctatgaatgtaaccaatgttgTAAAGCCTTTGCTCAACACAGCCATCCTCAAAGCAATAACcggacacatactggagagaaacacgATTCATGTAACCAATGTGTTAAAGTGTTTTCACATAACAGTTATCTTCAGAGTTACTAAAGAACACATTACTTGACAGAAGTCCCATGGATGTAAACAacgtggtaaagcctttgcacatgtCGTCTTCAAGGGCATTAAAAACCTAGATTGCAGTGAACTCTTATGAATGTAGTCAACTTGATTAAGACTTTGCATATCAGAGTCTCCTCCTTTTGCATGAAAAGGATCATTTAGCACAGTgatattgtgtgtttgtgtgtttgtgtgtgtgtgtgtgtgtgtttatgcttgtAACTCTTTTGTCTACTCATCCCATACTCTTTCTCTAGTTAATTACTTGCCTATCTTTGATATGaggatttgttgtttttttattgtcataTGTTATGTCTTGTTTA from Mus musculus strain C57BL/6J chromosome 5, GRCm38.p6 C57BL/6J carries:
- the Gm20385 gene encoding zinc finger protein 431-like, with product MASTCSLPTKNAVTYEDVHVNFTREEWALLDPSQKSLYKDVMLETYRTLRAIGNYWDDHSNEENSQTSRGSRRHLQTEDRTHTGEKTYESVQCNEVLSSHNHPQIYKGMLTGAFVLYTGLQMHRRTQIRDKPCDCNTLGKACACHSHLQSHKRTHTRGKPYKCDHCGKAFAYHGDLQRHERTHTGEKPYDCKECGKAFSCHSGLQQHKRTHTGEKPYECNLCGKAFARQSNLQRHERTHTGEKPNECNHCGKAFSQYSGLLRHKRTHTGEKPYECNHCGKAFVCQSNLQSHERTHTGEKPYECNQCGKAFARHSNLQSHERTHTGEKPYECNQCGKAFSQYSGLLIHKRTHTGEKPYECNHCGKAFACQSNLQNHERTHTGEKPYECNQCGKAFSQYSSLLRHKRTHTGEKPYECNHCGKAFACQSRLHSHERTYTGEKPYECNHCGKAFACQSRLHSHERTYTGEKPYECNQCGKAFTYHSHLQGHESTHTGEKPYECKQCDKTFACHSGLQRHEKTHTGEKPYECNQCGKAFSRFRNLSNHKRTHTGEKPYECDQCGKAFS